The genomic stretch ATTTTGATTTATCAAAAACATATGTCCGAGATAAGGATGGTCTAAGACCATGTAAAAGACCGGTCAGGTGTGAGACGGTCAGGTGTGAGACGGTGAGGTGTGAGACGGTCAGGTGTGAGACGGTGAGGTGTGAGGTGTGAGACGGTGAGGTGTGAGACGGTGAGGTGTGAGACGGTGAGGTGTGAGCTGGTGAGGTGTGAGACGGTCAGGTGTGAGACGGTCAGGTGTGAGACGGTCATGTGTGAGACGGTCAGGTGTAAGACGGTCATGTGTGAGACGGTCAGGTGTGAGACGGTGAGGTGTGAGACGGTCAGGTGTGAGACGGTCAGGTGTGAGACGGTGAGGTGTGAGACGGTGAGGTGTAAGACGGTGAGGTGTGAGACGGTCAGGTGTGAGACGGTGAGGTGTGAGACGGTGAGGTGTGAGACGGTGAGGTGTGAGACGGTGAGGTGTGAGACGGTGAGGTGTGAGACGGTGAGGTGTGAGACGGTGAGGTGTGAGACGGTGAGGTGTGAGACGGTGAGGTGTGAGACGGTGAGGTGTGAGACGGTGAGGTGTGAGACGGTGAGGTGTGAGACGGTGAGGTGTGAGACGGTCAGGTGTCAGACGATCAGGTGTGAGACGGTCATGTGTGAGACGGTCAGGTGTGAGACGGTCAGGTGTGAGACGGTCAGGTGTGAGACGGTCAGGTGTCAGATGGTCAGGTGTGAGACGGTCAGGTGTGAGACTGTCAGGTGTGAGACGGTGACCCCAACTGTGTTCACAGGAAAGAGTGTGCCAGTTATCTGGAACACAAGCCCGCAAGTAAATGATGTGTCATCACTTTGGCCACGATATTTGTCAAGTATGCTGGTCATTATGGCTCACTGATAGGGAgggagtgtgagtgtgtgtgtgtgtgtgtgtgtgtgtacgtgtgtgtgtgtgtgtgtgtgtgtgtgtgtgtgtgtgtgtgtgtctgtgtctgtgtgtgtgtgagggtgtgcgCCCGgggacgtgcgtgcgtgtgtgaatgtgtgtgcgcgcgcgtgtgagtgtctctgtgtgtgtgtgcgtgtgtgtgttgagaggGAAGGGTCATATCGGACcttatccccccctctgcttctttctctctgtaaacttgtagggctagttttttttcggtaacttacccagcaaccaaaatcactttcCCCAAGTATaaagtatactgttcaaaaaaagaaacgcatagcttgtaatatttggttaatttagttatatggctacaaggatatccaccaaactgcagaaaatgtttatctggtcgtcgacctttcgtccattgccacaagtgagctctgcacgtgacgcatgcgttatcagtggctacaatgtcaaaattgctcatttggcatgaccactcgtcatgcttcagtgtaatctcgtgaaactcggggaatattgagctctcaccatgtcttccaaaacccataaaagcggattgttcgccacaaagaaatcagacgacaattcagcgacgaaagatggcccgattgagcagagaagaccgccaaattgcattgggtcgtttacaagcaggccaaagtcaaagtgcaatcgccaggcacttccacgtgtcccagagcaccatcagtagactgtgggtcaggtttcaagccactggctccgttgctgacttgccacgagcgggaagatcaagggcgacaactgctgctcacgaccgcttcatacggctccgccacctccggaatcgtttcctgtcggcctcatcttctgtccaggctctctccgggccacaccgattatcggaccagaccgtgcggaaccgcctgcatgaagctggtttgagagctcgcagacctcacagaggagctgtcctcacccgccgccatcgccagaaccgagtgcagtggggcaaccagcaccttcgctggaccgtccggaatcactggagacacgtgtggttcagcgacgagtcctacttcctgctccagcgacatgatggtcggaggagggtctaccggagagtaaacgaacgttacgcgcccaaccgtgtggatgaggcacccgttcatggtggtggaggcgtcatggtgtggggggcgatcaataccgctggaaggagcaccctggtgcacgtccaagggcgtataactgcccagcgatacgtggaggaaattctgcgcccacacgcccttcctcttctggctgaccaggatgccatattccagaagaacaacgctcgcccgcacacagcacgactcaccacccagttcctcaccgaccaccatgtccaggtgcttccctggccatccatgtcgccagacatgaacccgatagaacacctctgggatgaattggacagacgtgtgcgcaggcgagaagaagcgccggcaaatcaccgcgatctattgcaggcacttcaggaggagtgggacaccaccATCcaacagcaagatatccggcatctgatccagtccatgcccagaaggtgccgggcagttgttgctgctcaaggcagtcacaccccctactgacttgacagcctcggcacccaatcgtattgattgactgattgatttgaagatgcaaatgaactgtgtgtgcattcaactgtgtccataccaaatttcaaacaaataatctaaatattggattttctgttaattttttcgaaaaataaaacaaatttggcaagtagcaactatgcgtttctttttttgaacagtatataatgCCGACGCATTATACTTTTTCGAGTCAAAATATTgtttgctgtatgttatgtaatgtatatattgtgtgtgatacgtggaaatgtgatactattaatttgcatgtatgatacaggtacaaatgtgataattgtaggcttatactagtgattactgtgtgtgatacatgaaatgtgatatgaatgctgtttttatatgttatactcttactttctcccaagcgcaagacaaattcttctatgaaaattgaagccaataaaatttgagttgagttgagttgagttgaaaattggaccctattgctatgctgaaaacacaatagcgtttatattgctattcttAAATTATATTCtgttttaaaatcatgtttttgtcagcaacaactaccagaatggtccatgccGTCGATTGCAGACGACAGTAACAGTTTAGTGCGCATTTATCATTGCGCATTTATCCACGGAAAtgaccgaacattgaaaaatccattgacatgtattacggagaagaCTCGAAATAACCGGATGTttggcattacgtcaatatgccaggaatcatatgacgtcatgactcgacgtatcatgcttgcttaCGTATATtttatgttcgaaagtctgacttatGTTGGGGCTTCGCGtgatgaagactgcggtaaatctgtagatgataagagaacaaggattgtctcagaagaaagtcaacggctaaatgtttcagaccggtaacttcatttcaacattgcactatacaaggATGTTCCATGtagacaggagagtttgctgcttTTGTGTCAAACATTGGAAAAaccgtctgctagaatcagagaaaGGTCGCTTCAGaatcagattgcagcttcttgaACTGTGCAAGGTTTGTTGTTTGATTTTACACGTAATCTATTTTGTATGCACGGttagcaacacacacaaaaacacaaacaaagcaaatggcatcgtctgttgATCAGTCACACCAAAACAACACTGGTGAGGTATGTGTTTACTTTATACACGTTGAAGAAACCGGAAcaatgcgtctttgttattgctgaagctcgcatttttcatgatccgctaacttcgaccattactTTCAATAATTACTGAGACTCggtatgtaacctctacatctccTGCATACCTGCCCATCAGGTCCGAAGCCCCCGATGATGAAGCTGTTGTTTCTGATAACCTGCAGCAAGGCGTTGGCCGAGTTGGCCAGTTCTGGCTGCGCTTGGACCTTGCTGACGTCACCGGAAATGGGCGCTTTGTCCAGCAAGGATACCCGGATGTGGATATTGTCCAGGAACACAACCTGCACGAGGAAACGACATTCACAtattttgttctcttttttttttactaggcGCCGAGCATCTATCTTCATTGGTCCTTTTACATTGAGTAAAGTTATGAGTAAATGTTTCAACATTGACTGGAAATCAAGATGAGGGTGTGGcgtatgtgtgaatgtgaatgtgtttgtatgtatgtgtgtgtgtgtgtgtgtgtgtgtgtgtgtgtgtgtgtgtgtgtgtttatcaagACTTGTTTTTTCACGCGGAGAGAATGGCGTCAACGGCTTATACCTGGATGTCAGCGATGCGAAGAGCAGACAACTCCGTGACGTAGACCAGAGAGGCCAGGACCGACAACTTGAACTCCCGTAAGTTGCGCTTGACGTTGGCCAGGAAGTCGTCTGCAACATGTCTGGACTTTAGGAACACAAACATAAatcttgttgttattgcttaTCTTGTCATAAatcttgttgttattgcttaTCTTGTCATAAatcttgttgttattgcttaTCTTGTCATAAatcttgttgttattgcttaTCTTGTCATAACTGTACATCACTGTAAATCCACAGCCTCAAGGAACAGAGAAGCTCGAGTTGAAATGACGCGACTTACTGCAAATGATTGAATGAAAATGACGTTACTGTCTTGAGGTGGCAAGGTGAAAATGACGTGACGTGACTGCAGATAGCGAAGTCCAAATGACGTGACGTACTCAAATGTTAAAGTCCAAATGACGTAACTTACGGGACATGGCATAGTCAGAATGACAAAACTTACTTAATATGATAAAATCAGAAAGACGTGACTTACTATAGATGCCAAAGTCAAAATGACGTAACTCATTGGAGATTGCAAAGTCAAAATGACGTGATCTTACTAAAGATGGCAAAGTCAGAATGACGTGATTTCCTGTAGATGGCTAAAAAAAAGACTTTCTGGAGATGTCAAATTCAAAATGACGTGATGTACTGGAGATGGTAAAGTCAGAATGACGTGAACTACTTCAGATAGCAAAGCCAAAATGACAAGACGTACTGGATATGGCACATTTAAAATGACGTGAATTTCTTAAGACGGCaaagtcaaagtcaaaatgacgTGACTTTATTCAAATTGCTTAGTCAAAATGATCCAAATTACCGGAGATGGCAACGTCAGAATGACGTGACCTAGTTTAAATGTCAAAGTCAGAATGATGTGACTTACTGCATATTGCAAAGTCAGAATGAGGTGACTTACTGGATATGGCAAAGTCAGAATGAGGTGACTTACTGGAGATGGCAAAGTCAGAATGAGGTGACTTACTTGAGATGGCAAAGTCAGAATGAGGTGACTTACTGGAGATGACAAAGTCAGAATGAGGTGACTTACTGG from Littorina saxatilis isolate snail1 linkage group LG16, US_GU_Lsax_2.0, whole genome shotgun sequence encodes the following:
- the LOC138951443 gene encoding keratin-associated protein 16-1-like gives rise to the protein MCETVRCETVRCETVRCETVRCETVRCETVRCKTVRCETVRCETVRCETVRCETVRCETVRCETVRCETVRCETVRCETVRCETVRCETVRCETVRCETVRCETVRCETVRCQTIRCETVMCETVRCETVRCETVRCETVRCQMVRCETVRCETVRCETVTPTVFTGKSVPVIWNTSPQVNDVSSLWPRYLSSMLVIMAH